GGTAGTGACGGATTCGCCCGCCCCCTCTGACACGATCGCCACGGTCCAGCGCGCAGCAGGCCCCCCTCCACCTGTCAGACTCCGCGCCCCGATTCGTCTCCCCGTCGTAGCTGCTGACGAGCTGTTTCTCATCCTTCGAACCGAGGACGCAATGGGACTGAACACCTCCCACAACTGTTTCTCCGGCTCCTACCACACCTTTCACGCCCTCCGCGCGGCGCTGGCCGACGCCGCCGGGCTCCCACCGCTGGACCTCATGCAGGGGTTCCTCACCGAGGAGCTTCTCGACAACCGGGAGAAGCGCCTGCGCCTCATTAGTGAGGCCCGGAACCGGGGATTCCCCCCGTTCCAGCTCCCCTTCCGCTGGGACGACCTCCCGCACGATGTCCTGCACGTGCTCCTGCGCGCATCGGACTGCGACGGCAGCATTCCACACGCCGCGTGCCTCCCGCTCAGCGAACGCCTCATGGAACTGGCACCGCGCGTCGCCGAACTCCCGGTCGAGGAGGAACCGGACGATGTCACCAACGAAGACGACGACGATGTGCCCGGCCTCGCACGACGCCTCCCCGCCTTCCCCGCCTCGGGGTCGGGCGCGTGGGAGCGCGCGATGATCACCTTCTCGGTCGCCCGCTTTGCCGCAGGGCTCAAGGACGCGCACGACGCGGGCGAGGATGTGCAATTCTGGTGAGTGGTTCTCTCCGGGCGGCGGCACCCCGCTGCCGCCCGGACCTCCTCCCCCTTCCCCCCTTTCGCCGGAGCGCCCGAACGCGGAGCATTGGCTCCGCCCCACGCCCCCCACTCCGGAGCGCTCGATGTCGCCCGCCTTGCCCCGCCGCCTCACCCGCCGCGTCAGCCTCCCCGCCTCCCCCGCCCGGCCGCCCCCCTCGCCGCCGCGCTCTGCCTCACCCTCGCGGGCGCCTCGCCACTCTCCGCCCAGCCCCCCCGCTGGAACGTCGAGACCCCCACCGGCCCATCCCGCACCATCGCCTTCCAAGCCAGCCAAGGCACCCTGATGAGCCTCGCCGTTGCCCCTGACGGCCAGTCCATCGCCTTCGACCTGCTCGGCCACATCTATGAAATGCCCATCCGCGGCGGCGCCGCCAGGCGCCTCACGAACGGGCGCTCCTGGAACCTCTTCCCGCGCTACAGCCCCGACGGACGCTCGATCGCCTTTGCCTCCGATCGCGCCGGGAGCTTCGACATCTGGGTGATGGACCGGCAGGGCGCTGCGCTCGAACGCATTACCACGGCGCGCATCCCCCTCAGCGAGAACTACTACCGCCCCGCCTGGTCGGCCGACGGCACTCGGCTCTTCGCGGTGGCCGAGGGCGACGGCTTTCCCAACCAACTCGTGGCCCTCGACCGGCTGGGCGGGCGCCAGCTCCTCCTCGAAGGGAACGACATCCTCGGCGGTGCGGTGGCCGAGCCTAACGGGAACGCGGTGCTGTTCGAGCGCATCGCCGGCGGGCTCTATGCCTTCGCCTTCAATCCCTACGTCACCCCGCCCAGCGGGACGCGCATCGATCGCTACGACCAGGCGACGGGCGAGGTCACCACGCAGGTCGCACGCCCCGGCGGCGCCTTCGCCCCCGCGCTCTCGCCTAACGGGCGCGCGCTGGCCTACGTGCACCGCGCCATCGACGAGACGGTCCTCATCGTGCGCGACCTCACGACCGGGCGCGAGCGCATCCTCGTGCGCGGGCTCGATCGCGATCGCCAGATGAGTCCCTCCACACTCGGCGCCTCCCCCGCCATCGCCTGGCACCCCGACGGCACGCGCCTCTTCGTCGCCGTCGGTGGTCACGTGACCGCGGTCAACACCACCACGGGACAGGCCGACCGCATTGCCTTCACCGCCCGCGTGGAGCGCGAGGCGTCGGAGACGATCCGCTTCGCGCAGGTCGAGCCGCACGAGCGCGCCACCACGCGCGGACACCGCTGGGGGAGCCGCATGCCCCAGGGCATCCTCTACGAGGCGTTAGGCGACCTGTGGCTGGCGGGCCCCACCGGCGCCCCGCGCAACCTCACCCGCTCGGCGGCGCTCGAGACGAGCCCCATCGTCGACCCCCGGTCGGGCGCCCTCTACTACGCCGCGTGGACCGACGACAGCCTGGGCGCCATCTACAAGAAGGCGTCGCTCGACGCGCCGCCGTTGCGCCTGACGAGCGTCCCTGCCCAGTACGGCAGCATCGCCGTCGCCCCCGACGGCGCCCGCGTGGCCTACGTGCGCGGCGCCCCCGGGCTCGCCGGCGGGATGTGGCTCTCCAATGAGACGGAGTTCGACCTCGTCGTGCGTGAAGGCGACGGCAGCGAGCGCCGTATCACCGGCATCTCGGGGCACGCGCTGGAGTACGCCAACATCGCCGGCAAGATTCCGCCGAGCGTGATGTTTGCGGCTGACGGCGCCACGCTCTACTTCACCGAGTTCGTGGGCGAGGACCTCCTGCTCAAGCGCATCGGTCGCGACGGCCGCGGCGAGACGGTGCTCTATCGCTTTCCCAACGCGGTGGCCGCCGTCCCGTCCCCCGACCTCGCCTGGATCGCCGTGCGCGAGTACCAGCGCTCCTTCCTC
This genomic interval from Gemmatimonadota bacterium contains the following:
- a CDS encoding PD40 domain-containing protein; this translates as MSLAVAPDGQSIAFDLLGHIYEMPIRGGAARRLTNGRSWNLFPRYSPDGRSIAFASDRAGSFDIWVMDRQGAALERITTARIPLSENYYRPAWSADGTRLFAVAEGDGFPNQLVALDRLGGRQLLLEGNDILGGAVAEPNGNAVLFERIAGGLYAFAFNPYVTPPSGTRIDRYDQATGEVTTQVARPGGAFAPALSPNGRALAYVHRAIDETVLIVRDLTTGRERILVRGLDRDRQMSPSTLGASPAIAWHPDGTRLFVAVGGHVTAVNTTTGQADRIAFTARVEREASETIRFAQVEPHERATTRGHRWGSRMPQGILYEALGDLWLAGPTGAPRNLTRSAALETSPIVDPRSGALYYAAWTDDSLGAIYKKASLDAPPLRLTSVPAQYGSIAVAPDGARVAYVRGAPGLAGGMWLSNETEFDLVVREGDGSERRITGISGHALEYANIAGKIPPSVMFAADGATLYFTEFVGEDLLLKRIGRDGRGETVLYRFPNAVAAVPSPDLAWIAVREYQRSFLVPWSYAGQPVVASPAERTASAVRIDAEDGGYLTWSADGTTLGWTRASGFYEKPVAQMVAESRTPRARNASESWTGARVPGSTAQRTELGITFEIERPQGVVALTGARIVTMNARREVLDNATIIIDGGRITALGTGLAVPAGAKVFDARGQTIIPGLIDAHAHPHIEHSTLHVIEQQPTYLSAPLAYGVTTVVEVYGNEYRDGWLTDMLRAGTITGPRFFTTGSTIFGTRSGFRRLMFRPIATLDDAREQLRWNKDHGAIAVKDYAQSIRLRRSLTITAARELGLNVLSESSGDPQMNFTQLLDGVTGIEHSMGLHPFHDDVVQYWGGTKAGMTPTLLVGYNVPMGEGWYHQASKLWEDPKLTRFITPEQLMRVRSPVHLWPEDMAVLTMGNELRKLYRNGTSLQLGAHGQMFGLDAHWELDLFKRSGFTPAEVLEVATIKGAAQHGLDAQLGSLEVGKLADLVVLDANPLDDIANAQKIRYVMKNGVVFAGADAARVWPVAKAAPKPYFVGR